tccctggggatgaGACCCACAGCCAgtacactctggccccactcctgaggagctccctgccactctgcgctactgcctctggattagaggcagcagcatggggtgccaggcaggagctggtccacaagggtggcctgtttaaaaaccagctttccttgcagactggctgccaaTCACCCCGTGCTGtgtgatacaaaggcagcagtctggggtggcagcagccccataggactgggggggctgagctcccagatccagcTCGAAccagaactgaactgggctgcctggttcctaatacactttaaatgcagagctgcagcaagagtAGGTTCTGGACCTAgcataagccaggactgagccgggctgttgGCCAACCTGCCAGAAAGTTTTCTGGTGGGGAGGGAATACGTGTACTCTATATACTTGTAGTctatgcttttgcttatcagttaattgattaaccgactatactattacatcccgaCTGTGGATGGGtcaggagctgctacagcccaGCCGGGCCAACAGTTAACTAGTAACTACCACTCAATAAATCGACATCACTAGCCAACACAACTACTTCATCATTTCCTTTTGCTTTACTGCACCAGCACTGGGTTCAGCCAAACCATAGGGATGTAAACTCCCCCTATTTGCTTTGCATTAGTAGCCTGCAAATCAGGGTAAGTCTGAGTGATGTATTTGGATGGTAGCGATTCTCCCTCTGCAACACAAAAAAGGAGATAAGGGCTAGATATGGAAACTACTCTGAAAATTATAGCTAATTCTTCCATGTAAGTGAACATTGAGAGCTGAATTATTTGCCACTGTACCAGGTTTGCTACATGGAGTAAAAATGCATGAAAATAGAAAATGCTGTAAGAGTTTGATTTCAGCACTTTCAGAACAACTCAACATTTCTATCATGTATTTGTGATAGAAATGTTAGTGTTACAATTTATGCCTTTTCGTGTATCTGGCTTTGATTTATACTCCTTGAGCGAGCACTTTTCAGATTATTATTCCTTCTCGGAACAAGGAGTCTTACCATCAGCTGATTAAGCGTCACAACATGCCACCAAGGTAAAGACACTTACAGGTGTGGAgggtgcatttaaaaaaaaaatctaatgaagTAACCATATAGATAGGAATACTGAGGCCTGGCATTCAAATATCAAACAGCATTCACAGTGTCACAAGAACATTTTATTCCAAACTCCTATTCCTCTACTGTAGACATGCTTCAGACCTCTGGGATCACAGTACAGTAATGAACAAAAGTCCTAGCAGGACTTCATAGGACTGGTTTGAGAGTACCCTGGAGAATGCTTTGTTACTCCTACAAGCAGAAGCAAAGTTTACTTTTTTGCACGTCATGATACTGTGACTGCAGCATATAATCCATTTGACTGAATGGGGCAGGGCTACACTTCCATCTTTTTAAGGAATAACTATCCTTCCTAGCTTGAGACATAACCGAGCTCTGATCTGACTAATGCACTAACAGTGTGTAGCTATCACATCTTTGTTTCACTGTCTCCAacatttttaaccacaagatcgctTTTTCTATTTAACTGtgacctcaaacccaaataccctcgcCCGTTTCCGCCCTggcccttctttgaggccccgcccctgttccaccccttctccaagacctcaccctgctcactccattccccttccttcccccattctcACTTACTtatgccaggctggagcagggaattggggtgcaggctctggtcttgagccaaagagtttggagtgtgggaggggcattGGGATCTAGGGGGGGTTTCAGGGTACAAGCTGTGGGAAggagtgcagggggactcacatctgaggcaggaggttgggtgtaggagaaggttcagggctgggacgggtTCAGCTGGCTCTGCATCACTCCTGAAAGcatctggcatgtacagcaatggctccatggtgccatgtgctgctccttatctacaggccctgagcccacagcttctactggccagttccccgttattgatcactgcagacaccattcctgcagctcccattgaaggACAGCATGTAGAGCTtgctccagccatgacaggttaggcattttagaactcaatcaaaaattacatttaagtgtaagaaatgaaaattatgaagtgCACAGacccaaaataacccactttgcaagtagTAGAAGTAACAACTCCCCACTTtttgttgggtcaggagatgagagtgaagaacagtgtgtgtttgtgacaatgacagacacacagcgtgtgtgacagatttgcattgccaagctccctctgtccccttctctgtgtgtggagttagggtacaggagtgggggtaAGAGGGACATCCTGAAATCAGCACTCCCCTCTTCTTCCTACCACAccatgcacagcaagcaggaggcttccaggggggcagctccaaagcagagagcaggagcagcatgacagtgggtggagggacaactgaagagccagcacttgatagctttttggacaaaccagtcaggatcacctgtcagaggctccaagatctaccagtagatcctgatctactggttggtgaccactgctctaagtaatcctccctcctggccacttgGCTTGTGTCCTTTCAGTTGCCTCATACCATGCGTCTTTGTTGCCACCCCTCCCCAAAGTCTTCCTCAACCTTCACATTTTGGCAGCCATCTTTAAGCAGCTACCTCTAGCAGATAGCTGAAAATGTTATTCACATCCctgtctgtagctgcaaaaaatgAGATGCGGATATCTACATCCATATCTGCAGTTTTGCAAGGCTCGGTATACAGAGGGTTTTGAGGGCCTGCACAAATTCTAAAACTGAAGCttcctattcccccccccccccaaaaaacaaaacaaaacaaaatacgcCTTCCAAAAAGCTTTCCACTGAGGGCAGGGAGAATGATCCTGCCCCACATTCACCTCAGAGCAGGGTTAACAGGAACAAATATCAGTAAGTGATGTTGTAACCTGATACATTAGCATGCAACACCACTAAGTTTGGGCTCTCACACAGAATCCTAGGCAAACTGCCCGCTTTAtcccatcctgaggagccctgaGTCCATGTTTTATCCATATCCAGGCCTGCTTCTCATTATGGAGCAAATCTTGCTTATGATGAGGACATCTTTGAAAAGGAAAGGATTACCTGAGTCCCCACCCACAGCCATGGAATAGTAGAGCTGTTGTCCTCAGTTGGTAGGAAGGAAAGTAAAGGATTTGAAGAGTGattcctccagccttcccaagtGTGCACAGCTATTCAAGTAGTTGTGTGAGAGAATGGGCAAAAATGccctctgtggctgtgtctagactgcaggtctagactgggtgctctctttcgaaaaagcggcttgctttttcgaaagtactggttgcagtctagacactttttcgaaaggatctttcgaaaaaccctctttcgaaagaggcttgcattctagacgtagcctgagagactgccaaaagaaaaaacacacataggctgcgtctagactggcacgattttgcgcaaatacttttaactgaaaagtttttccattaaaagtatttgcgcaagggactgtctacactggcacagttgcttttgcataaaagcatccgtgccaatgtagatgctctcttgtgcaagaaagctccaatggccattttagccatcaggctttcttgagcaagaaattaagCTGGCTGCCTatgctggccctcttgcgcaagaatacttgcgcaagagggcttatccctgagcgggagcatcggagtgtttgcgcaagaacctctgattttgtacattacaaagtcagtgttcttgcacaaatactcgcagccagtgtagataggtggcaagattttgcgcaaaagtagccacttttgcgcaaaatcttgccagtttagatgcagccaTACTACTTCTGTAATCAGAACATTCTATAGCTGGAGAGGTGTTAGGCAAGATTTTCTCCTGTGAACTTTCATAATGCTATATGAACTGGTGCAGCTTTAAACAACTCCCTCGGTACAATAAGATTTGCTTGTGTTGACATTGTATGTCATCATGTGATAATAAAGGTAACCATTACACTTATTAAAATGCATACTGTGCTTTATAAATCTGCTGCATTACATGTCATTCTACAGCAATAAGCAACGTGAGAACTGAAGTCAGTTAGCACTTCatacaacttttttttaatttgtgaaaAGTACAATCTACAGTACACAATCAAAACTAAGTCCGGTCAATGGAAGGATATTTTGAACTGATGTGCCATTTAGTTCCTTTGTGGGCACAGTTGCTGTTTAAAAATAACCATTTCCCTGCTGTCTTTGCAAcccaaatattaaaatattatgcCTAAGAAAATGAATGAGTTTCAATttgttaaattgaaaaaaaaatccaaatcaaTCATAAGCACTGAAAATGCTTAAAATTCTTATTTACAATAACCTTAGATAGTGCCTGTAGCTCAGGGTAAGAAAATGTTTTTCAAGCTTCTGCAAATCTGTAATATACTTCTGTTCAGAATTTATCCTTTTCTCTATGTACACAAGTTAAAATGCCACAAGCCATTGCTGAATGCTGGACAAATCTTACTCTGAATCCCACTGACACTAAGTTTTGATCTGACAGAAGAATTGCTACAAAAAGTGAGAGGCATAGTTCCCGGTTACTGCTAGCCAAGGTCACAAGTGAGCAAGCGGTTCCACCTCATGACCATTTCTTGCACTAGTATAATCCTTACTTTGCAGTTCTACAGGAataatttgcaatttcaataacTTACTAACTTTACATGTTAATAGAAATTAAAATTTTCTTGATCAAAATTTGACAAATTGAAAGTGAAGTCTCACAAGAGATAGTAAAAATGCTGCTGTGGTTTCTATGGTTCTCTCTGATAGCAAGTTACATTTGCTCAGTTTTACCAATAAATTATTTTTAGCTGCTATCCTAGTCTGAAAGCACCATAAAAAAATACCCCACTACCTGCTAGCTCAACTGCACATTCAGGTGAACCAATTTTAAGTGCAAGTTACCAGACATGAGTATTATACTAGCTTTATTTACATAATAGTTGTGTGTGTGCAATGAGATTCAGCTTTCATCTGAAATTACTACACAGAAACTTCTGTCTAGTGGTTACTACATCAAGGTATGCCCTTTGTATAAACACAGGTGTGCATGCTGGCTGAGGATTTGTACGAAAAAAGGATGGTAATATTCCGGATTTGAGTATTTATACATCTATTAAACTATGCTCTGAATTCAGCATGAAGATCAATGGAAAATGTATTAGTAATATCCTCCAAATATTTGGTCAAACCTCTGTTTATCTACAATATGGCCAAACTTTAGAGTAAAATATAAAATGTGTGTACTATTATGCTGTTTAAACTGAAGCAGTACTTCGTTCTTGGCATCTCCAGTGTCACCCAAGGGCATCACAGTTTCAATTGGACAATAAATGACTTTCTTTTGACCCCAAAATGTCAAATGTGCCACTTTTACCATAGTGCCAACATCATTTAAGTATATCAGTCCAATCATTCGTCTGAAAAAATAACTTGTACCATACAGCATTGCAGCAGCAAAGCAAGCAATGCCAGTGACATACAACAGAAAATCCTGAGAAACTTGTTCCTGCAGATAGAGGTGATAGACTGGAGGGAGGGTGACTACGGTCAGAGCAGTCTGTAACAACTTCATTCTTGAAAATATTCGACAATATTTAATTCCTGGGAATTTGTAGACCAGTTTGAACTGTTCCGTGTCCTGGCTCGCAGGCTTTTCCGAGCCTCGGTTGGTGGGGGTTAAGCTACCGGCACATCTGTACTGTGCCAGCCCCGCCCGAGGATTGCCCGCTCGCCACCGCGGAGCCTGTAAGAACACAGGGGTCCCAAGCCAACGGGGGCGGCACCTGTCTCCTCTCTGCCACAGTCTGGCCGAAGGCTCCCGCGGCAAGGCGCGCCCACAGGGAGGCAGCGCGGAGCGGAGGCGAGTGCTGGTTTTGAAGACCGCGGCCTACAAGAGAAGGTTTCATGCCCGGTCTTCACACCTCGCACCGGCAGCCCCGCCCAGCGCGGGGCCCAGCCCGCCTGAAGCCGCAGCCCAACCTCGCCCCAAGGCAACGGGGAGCCCTCGCGCGCCGAGCGCCGGCCCGGGCCTGAGGCGCCCCCAGCACTAACACCGCGGCCAGGGAAGCGCGGCGCCCTCCTGCCCGCCCGCGCGCGCTGTACAGCGCCGAGCCCCGCCTCCGGGTGCCGCCCCCACCCGCCGTGGCACGAGCCGCGCGCCCAGCTAGGCCCGGCCTTACCATCCCGAGACAGAGACGTGGATCCAGGACCCAAGTGCCACCGCGCCTGCGCGGCGCTCGCGGGCCGCGTACGTCGGAGCTGCTGCGTTGCACCGTGGGAGGGGCCCGCAGGTGCCTTTCAGTCGAGCTGTTGGGCTCCCGGCATCCCCCGCGGCTGGGTCGCGCAGACCCGGAAGAGAGTGAGGCGCCCTCTCATTCATCCGCAGCATGGCGGCGCCGGGCAGCAGCGTCCTCTGCCTCTTCGACGTGGACGGGACCCTGACCGCGCCCCGGCAGgtgggcccagggccgggggcgAGCGGGTGGAGCGCGTTGCGGCGGGAGGGACCCTGGGCTGCCAGAGCGGGCGGTTGCTGCCCGGCCGCCGGGCACGGAGAGCAGAGAGCCCCGCGAAGCCGCCGGGCTGTGTCCCCACGCAGGGGCTCTGGGGAGCTGCGGCCGGTCGCGTGCAGGGGGTGCCCGCTGGCCGTTGAGGGAGCTGGGGGCGGAGCCTGTTGCTGGCGTTTGGGGGGGACCTGGAACTTCCCTGGTTCTCGGGCTCAAGGAGCAGCGTTGCCACCTGTTAACCTGCGTGATCTGCGCGAGCCGCTCCCTCGCGCACGGGCGTTGCGCCGACTTACTGATGCCCCTGGGCtccgggtggggaggggctggctccgtgGGGGGCTTGTCCCCGAAGGCTCATCACAAGCCACTGCGGGTTTTTAACGTTTAGCAGTAGGGAGAACACTCCATTAGCGAGCCGGAGGCTATAGTGACTTCCTTGTTGTTTAAGGGATTTTGCCTTCCGGGAATATTTTCTcatagacatttttaaaatttttcttatATCGCTTCTTAAAACCCTGCAGAGTTTAGTTCTCAGTGACCTTTCTCCCACTGCACTGTATTTTAATTCAACTGGTACTCATGGTAAAAGTAGTTAACTACCTTAAAATATAAACTGTTTATTTAATCTAGAAAATCACAGCAGAAATGGCAGAATTTCTGCAGAAGCTACGAAAGAAGGTGAAAGTTGGAGTTGTAGGTGGTTCAGACTTTGAAAAAATTCAAGAGCAGCTGGGAGATGatggtaagaaaaaaaaagatgtagcAATCCAAGTTGAAACGAATTCCTTATGAGGAAGTTCTGATGGGTAAATACAATCCCTTTCTCCCAGAGTTGGTCACGTCATTTTTCATTAAATGCAAACTTCCTTATTCTGAATATGTTTCTCTGATTTTACTATATTACGCCGATTTCATGAAATGTTAGTTAAGATATATTTTAACAATCTTTATAAAATGGAGTTGTTTGTATCTCATTACATAGTTTATCTAATGTGCTCATCCACGCAAGAGCTGATTTTTATTAAATAGTGCCTTTGAGATCTggttctttcccttttttaactCTGTGTAAGGTTTTTAATGTGAAAGATCAGTATTAATTGCCTTTCATAATTCACAATTATGCATTCCCAATATATACTGACAAACATTTTATATAATCATGGTTTTACTTGGCCTGGAAATGGCCTTCCGAAGTCATCTGATTTTTAGTTAGCAAGAGCCAGATACCCCCAAATCATCTCCAGCAGTATTACAATTATTGCAGATGTTCAAATAAGGATGTGATTTCACAGCTTTTCTTGAAGCAGAATATTTAGAATATGCCACAACTGATCCtatagtggttttttttttacttgaatcCCAAGGCTGAGTTTTAGTTTCAGTAGACGTATTATACAACTTGTAGAACAATAAATAGTAGTATTGTACATTAGGAATGTAACATtccgattaatcagctaatcaggtAGTGGATATAATTTCCATCGATTAGCCTGTAAGGGGGGGCACTTGCTAACCtgttgcatttcaaaggcagaggtgcagtggagaACCTGTGCGAACAAAGACCGAATCAGTCCCCGCTCATGTGGGGTCCCGAGTGCTGCacctgtccctttgaaatgtgcaagagccaccCATAGcccttgaacatttcaaagggagaggcacagcagtcggGACCCGCAGGAAGGGACTCTGCTgtttcccctgctgtgcctctgcctctcttcagcactggctcctgtttccctccttcccttgctgcagaggcagcaagggaagaggAGCAAGTCgtgactcgactacctgataagcctatgcttatcaggtagtcaactagtcacttacatccctattgtacATTTTCCTATTGAAACATAGTCCGTGGCACAGAAGAAGCCATTTGGATTTATCATTTTGGAACCATATTTTTGTCTCCTAATTCTACTTACATATTTCAAAGGAGACTTGATCCTGTAATTCagtttaaaacacacacatttttatcaAGTAGAATTGCATTAAAATAATCTCCCTCAAATAGTAAACTTTTCTTTGTCCTCTTATTGATTTTTATGTCCAGATTGTTGTTCCAAGGTTTTGCAATGGTGACTGGATCCATGGCAATTTACAACAGGGGTCGGCAATAATTTTTTCAGGAGGGGCACTTCataaattttggtatgtggtgaTAGGCTGGTTCCAGGGGCCCCTGGAAGCGGTGGagtcttgggtggaaggggttgAGGTGGGGCTACAGAAAGAGACATTTTGTGTGAGAGAGACTGTGTGACAGattgtggcacagactgggtgtgtgtgacagtgacacagagcaTGTGTGCTCGCTAAATTTCTGAGCAGCCacgctctgtctctttaaggaaATCTGTCttgtctctcttcccccttctgctCTCCTCTGAATCACGCTTTAGAatggagcagctctgctgatTGAGTGTGTTATtctacccctgctctgcagagacaaGGTACAGGGGCAGGGAGACAGCCTGACTTCAGCACTTCCCTCGCCCCTCCACCtgagtttgcccacccctggtttacaatAGTAAAGCACAACTAAATGTGCTAAGGATAGAGTCAGATCCTTCATGCTAAATGTATGTAACTTAACTACTTGCTATTCTCATGGTGTAAGATCCCAGTGGCTTCAGAAGGAGGAACAAATAGAAATTGCAGAATTAGGTCCTTTAAGTTTTTCATCAGACATTACAAGTGTATAGCTTCTGCTTAATAttctaaaattattattattctaaAATTATTATATTTTGATGTATTTAGTACTGAAAAGGTTTGCATACAATGAAGGAAAGACAAGATATAAACTGCagcattttttgtttgtgtttttagtTGTTGAAAAGTTTGACTACATCTTTCCAGAAAATGGTCTAGTCTCATACAAAGATGGGGTGTTGTTGTGCAAGCAGGTATGTTTAATAGATCTTATAAACTAATTGATTATTGTAAGGCTAAAATCTTTCAAACAAGATTTTTATTCTCATAATTCTGCATGGAGAATTGCCTGTCTTGTTTTGCAGCTGCAGTGATCATTTAATAGTCTGAAATTATTGCTTTATATATAGAATTTTATTTGTACAATTGACAGTCCATCTCCTCTCTTAAATCTATAGATTGACGCAAGATGTAGAGCCAGATCCTTACCTCAGACCTCCTGGTTTGCCCTGCTCAAAACCTGGTAGATTTGACTAGAGAATTTTTCCAGCACGTAAAATTCCTGAGTGACATCTTTCCTACTCTCTGGCATGGGGGTCATGGCTGGAGACCTCTAGTGATGCCCACTCATGGAATTTCTATAACAATTGGGCCTCATTTAGAACACCTTTGAGGCTACTCTAAATTATAGCTGGTCCTTCACAGGCCTGAGACTTGGGAAGTGGAAAGGGTGGCTTAAAGCCATCTCCTTTCCTTGACCACCAGTGGAATGTACCCCCACTGCTGCTTAGGAGCTAGCACATAGGGTGGCCTTGATTGAGTAGAGTATTTTTATAAGCTGCTAGAAATAATTTAAGAGGCTGAGAAAATACTGGTGATTAAATCTAATAT
The nucleotide sequence above comes from Pelodiscus sinensis isolate JC-2024 chromosome 16, ASM4963464v1, whole genome shotgun sequence. Encoded proteins:
- the TMEM186 gene encoding transmembrane protein 186 translates to MAAVFKTSTRLRSALPPCGRALPREPSARLWQRGDRCRPRWLGTPVFLQAPRWRAGNPRAGLAQYRCAGSLTPTNRGSEKPASQDTEQFKLVYKFPGIKYCRIFSRMKLLQTALTVVTLPPVYHLYLQEQVSQDFLLYVTGIACFAAAMLYGTSYFFRRMIGLIYLNDVGTMVKVAHLTFWGQKKVIYCPIETVMPLGDTGDAKNEVLLQFKQHNSTHILYFTLKFGHIVDKQRFDQIFGGYY